The following coding sequences are from one Panicum hallii strain FIL2 chromosome 5, PHallii_v3.1, whole genome shotgun sequence window:
- the LOC112893687 gene encoding AMSH-like ubiquitin thioesterase 3 translates to MATVPPRWARGDVSIESLARPVAVDHRITIQYYFRIADNLLRQADVYREEKNLLDLYIILLRYSSLLLETIPKHHDYIAFKAREKEFLKKGPHNSKKLRNVLNELESLKPVVQQQFANRNSGGAEEPNGVPGTYAASSGMEQYIPSPYMPKSLAGSPIGLQQKSFSSSNHQAASVQNIQPERQLIKPYSTLPYPKEETLSRHSVLGPNGLHGQWAGPVTGIRIEYPCNPELTQTDISSLVPSILNQDSLHGPITVSQDKNDDMLSVLSLDDGRWSLPVEEPASVSPGLEAEFSQLNIRQSSPPPVLAQVHSQRGPIPPSRVADPRPGLATSDTGRYQNLHVPVALMECFLRVAEANTEKNLETCGILAGTLKKRTFYVTTLIIPKQKSTSDSCQATNEEEIFEVQDKGSLLSLGWIHTHPTQTCFLSSIDLHNHYAYQIMLPEAIAIVMAPTDTTRKHGIFHLTDPCGMGVIHDCDATGFHPHEEPLDGTPIYEHCSHVYMNPNVKFEMVDLRAA, encoded by the exons ATGGCCACGGTACCTCCTCGCTGGGCTAGGGGAGACGTAAGTATCGAGTCCCTGGCGCGGCCGGTCGCTGTCGACCACCGCATCACCATCCAGTACTACTTCCGCATCGCCGACAACCTCCTTCGCCAG GCTGATGTGTATCGAGAGGAGAAGAACCTTCTGGACCTGTACATTATCCTCCTGAGATATTCGAG CTTGTTGCTTGAGACGATACCCAAGCATCACGATTACATTGCATTTAAGGCGAGAGAAAAGGAATTCCTGAAGAAAGGCCCCCACAACTCTAAG AAACTTCGTAATGTTCTCAATGAGCTAGaatccctgaagccagttgtgCAGCAACAATTTGCCAACCGTAATAGCGGTGGTGCAGAGGAACCTAATGGTGTACCTGGAACCTATGCTGCAAGCAGTGGGATGGAGCAGTATATCCCAAGCCCGTATATGCCAAAG TCATTGGCTGGAAGCCCTATTGGACTACAGCAGAAATCGTTCTCTAGTTCAAACCATCAAGCAGCATCGGTGCAGAATATTCAACCTGAGAGACAACTAATCAAACC ATATTCTACTTTGCCTTATCCAAAAGAGGAAACACTATCAAGACACTCGGTACTAGGACCAAATGGGCTTCATGGCCAATGGGCAGGGCCTGTTACTGGTATCAGG ATTGAGTATCCATGTAATCCTGAGTTGACCCAAACTGATATCTCGAG TTTAGTACCATCGATCTTGAACCAGGACAGCTTGCATGGTCCCATTACAGTATCGCAGGACAAAAATGATGATATGCTGTCTGTTCTCTCACTTGATGATGGAAGATGGTCTTTACCAGTAGAAGAACCAGCCTCAGTATCTCCGGGTTTGGAAGCAGAGTTTTCCCAGCTGAATATAAGACAATCTTCTCCCCCTCCTGTCCTAGCACAGGTGCATTCTCAGCGTGGACCAATTCCTCCATCAAGAGTTGCTGATCCAAGACCAGGACTTGCTACCTCTGACACTGGACGCTATCAGAATTTGCATGTG CCAGTGGCATTAATGGAGTGCTTCCTGAGGGTTGCCGAGGCAAATACCGAAAAAAATTTGGAAACCTGTGGGATTCTTGCGGGTACCCTG AAAAAACGAACTTTCTATGTGACGACGCTGATAATTCCTAAACAGAAATCAACATCTGATTCA TGTCAAGCTACAAATGAAGAAGAAATTTTTGAAGTCCAGGACAAGGGCTCACTTTTATCTCTTGGTTGGATTCAT ACACATCCAACACAGACCTGCTTCCTATCTTCCATTGATCTTCATAATCATTATGCGTATCAG ATCATGCTACCTGAAGCTATTGCCATTGTTATGGCACCAACTGACACAACAAG AAAGCATGGCATATTTCATCTCACGGATCCATGTGGCATGGGTGTGATCCATGATTGTGATGCTACTGGATTCCATCCCcatgaggagccccttgatggcACGCCAATCTACGAGCATTGCTCCCATGTGTACATGAACCCGAACGTGAAGTTTGAGATGGTTGACCTACGTGCAGCGTGA
- the LOC112892614 gene encoding LOW QUALITY PROTEIN: uncharacterized protein LOC112892614 (The sequence of the model RefSeq protein was modified relative to this genomic sequence to represent the inferred CDS: deleted 1 base in 1 codon; substituted 1 base at 1 genomic stop codon) → MKNRWDALKADFTTWKTLLLSASGLGRDPKTGTIAASNEWWEEKIEAMPLCKKFRFAPLENEEDVEIMFSGASCTNANAVAPGAREGSADNGSEDVQEVHPSSAEKQPAKRGAAYKSPKKPKKNFRDVQFKRFVDSFVEKASSSSATSAPTDHVRQEIAEMLQSVIEAGACEGSDEIFMPPNSXSKRNLEMCLSLLKPLKGSLDGLRGLGRRGRNARDYYCIVFSNYHLYCTFNLMAFTSSESNDSEMASNSSESSGWMYEAAAIAAYAMLDSGISSSEKKPRKVPEESGYQFVQRQLRNEESCYTMFRMGRDSNLSDNDFDTFASDETYVDGDAGTSTSNVDDEQDMGDVRDAIAQALAGGY, encoded by the exons ATGAAAAACCGATGGGATGCATTGAAAGCTGATTTTACCACATGGAAGACACTACTTCTTAGTGCGTCTGGACTGGGAAGAGACCCAAAGACCGGTACAATTGCGGCCAGTAATGAATGGTGGGAAGAAAAAATTGAG GCCATGCCGTTGTGCAAAAAATTTAGATTTGCCCCTTTGGAAAATGAAGAAGATGTTGAAATCATGTTTAGTGGTGCGTCCTGCACCAATGCAAATGCTGTGGCTCCAGGTGCAAGAGAGGGGTCAGCAGATAATGGTAGTGAGGATGTCCAAGAGGTGCATCCAAGTTCTGCTGAAAAACAACCTGCAAAAAGAGGTGCTGCTTATAAATCTCCAAAGAAGCCAAAGAAAAATTTTAGAGATGTGCAGTTCAAGCGTTTTGTGGACTCATTTGTGGAGAAAGCTAGTTCAAGCTCTGCAACTTCTGCACCCACTGATCATGTTAGGCAAGAGATAGCAGAAATGTTGCAATCAGTCATTGAAGCTGGGGCATGTGAAGGAAGTGATGAA ATTTTTATGCCACCCAACTCCTGATCAAAAAGGAATTTAGAGATGTGTTTGTCACTCTTAAAACCCCTGAAGGGAAGCTTGGATGGCTTAAGAGGActtgggaggagaggaagaaacgCTAGAGATTACTACTGTATTGTATTTTCAAATTATCATTTGTATTGTACCTTTAattta ATGGCTTTTACTTCAAGTGAGTCTAATGATTCTGAAATGGCAAGTAATTCAAGTGAATCAAGTGGTTGGATGTATGAAGCAGCAGCAATAGCAGCTTATGCAATGCTTGATTCTGGGATATCTTCTTCAGAAAAGAAGCCACGAAAAGTGCCAGAAGAATCAGGTTATCAATTTGTTCAGAGGCAACTTAGAAATGAAGAGAGCTGCTATACCATGTTCAGAATGGGAAG AGATAGCAATTTGAGTGATAATGACTTTGATACATTTGCATCTGATGAGACATATGTTGATGGGGATGCGGGAACTAGTACTAGTAATGTTGATGATGAGCAAGATATGGGAGATGTACGAGATGCTATTGCGCAAGCATTGGCTGGAGGATATTGA
- the LOC112892615 gene encoding uncharacterized protein LOC112892615: MQDCKPRSTPIDTCSKLSSDGPSMDDSTQYRSLAGALQYLTFTWPDIAFAVQQVCLFIHDPQAPHLLAVKRILRYLMGTLDHGLQLCPTSSAALVVYTDADWAGCPDMRKSTSGFAVFLGDNLVSWSSKRQHTVSRSSAEAKYRAIALCWCSMHNILSICGVHFVEHVVSTGHWAAEDDSTHGHLNGRPQQQTERPPAIEVMAARSVPAVPELTTVAPAAVAAGASLVSEAGPVAR; encoded by the exons ATGCAAGATTGTAAACCTCGCTCCACACCAATTGACACCTGCTCAAAGCTCTCCTCTGACGGCCCTTCGATGGATGACTCGACTCAGTATCGTAGCCTTGCCGGTGCTCTACAGTATCTCACCTTCACATGGCCTGATATCGCCTTCGCCGTTCAGCAAGTCTGTCTGTTCATCCATGATCCCCAAGCACCCCATCTTCTGGCAGTGAAGCGCATTCTTCGGTATCTCATGGGCACCTTGGATCACGGCCTTCAGCTTTGTCCCACCTCTTCGGCTGCTCTAGTTGTCTACACTGATGCTGACTGGGCCGGCTGCCCTGACATGCGCAAATCCACCTCGGGCTTTGCCGTGTTCCTTGGTGACAACCTTGTCTCCTGGTCCTCCAAGCGCCAGCATACGGTGTCCCGCTCTAGTGCCGAGGCCAAGTATCGCGCT ATAGCACTCTGCTGGTGCTCTATGCACAATATCTTGTCAATATGTGGTGTGCATTTCGTCGAACATGTTGTGAGCACTGGGCACTGGGCAGCAGAGGATGACAGCACACACGGTCATCTCAATGGAAGGCCACAGCAGCAGACAGAGCGCCCTCCCGCAATCGAGGTGATGGCTGCTCGGTCGGTCCCTGCTGTTCCCGAGCTGACCACCGTAGCGCCGGCGGCCGTCGCTGCAGGAGCCTCGCTTGTCTCTGAGGCCGGGCCGGTGGCGAGGTAG